The proteins below come from a single Nocardiopsis gilva YIM 90087 genomic window:
- a CDS encoding ABC transporter substrate-binding protein — MRSAIVGLVLVPLLAACGGSNPYGDDGSGGGSGGSGKIVVGSADFPESTLLAHIYAKALEAKGMEVGTQLNIGSREVYYDQIAEGNLSVFPEYNGAILYYLDPDATATDTEQTNKAVAERLPEGLEILDPAPAENKDSVSVTRETAEKEGLKSLKDLKKAAGDMTLGGPPEFETRPQGVPGLNETYGVEFKNFRALDASLLPQALKNGDVQAANLFTTDPAIVKNDFVPLEDPEGLFGTQNVTPLVNSNAVDDKARAALNAVSAKLTTETLSKLNERVSIDHENAADVAADWLDSAGLA; from the coding sequence ATGCGATCCGCGATCGTGGGACTCGTCCTGGTCCCGCTCCTCGCCGCCTGCGGCGGCAGCAACCCTTACGGCGACGACGGCAGCGGCGGAGGCAGTGGGGGCAGCGGGAAGATCGTGGTCGGGTCCGCCGACTTCCCGGAGAGCACCCTGCTCGCCCACATCTACGCCAAGGCGCTGGAGGCCAAGGGCATGGAGGTGGGCACCCAGCTCAACATCGGCAGCCGCGAGGTCTACTACGACCAGATCGCGGAGGGCAACCTGTCGGTGTTCCCCGAGTACAACGGCGCCATCCTCTACTACCTCGACCCGGACGCCACGGCCACGGACACCGAGCAGACCAACAAGGCCGTCGCGGAGCGCCTGCCCGAGGGGTTGGAGATCCTTGATCCGGCCCCGGCCGAGAACAAGGACTCGGTGTCGGTCACCCGGGAGACCGCCGAGAAGGAGGGGTTGAAGAGCCTCAAGGACCTGAAGAAGGCCGCCGGCGACATGACGCTCGGCGGACCTCCCGAATTCGAGACCCGTCCCCAGGGAGTCCCCGGACTGAACGAGACCTACGGCGTGGAGTTCAAGAACTTCCGCGCGCTGGACGCCTCGCTCCTGCCGCAGGCGCTGAAGAACGGCGATGTGCAGGCCGCCAACCTGTTCACCACCGACCCGGCGATCGTCAAGAACGACTTCGTGCCGCTGGAGGACCCCGAGGGCCTGTTCGGCACGCAGAACGTCACCCCGCTGGTCAACAGCAACGCCGTCGACGACAAGGCGCGCGCCGCGCTCAACGCCGTGTCCGCGAAGCTCACCACCGAGACGCTGAGCAAACTCAACGAACGCGTGAGCATCGACCACGAGAACGCCGCCGACGTCGCGGCGGACTGGCTTGACTCGGCCGGACTCGCCTGA